The following are from one region of the Penaeus monodon isolate SGIC_2016 chromosome 19, NSTDA_Pmon_1, whole genome shotgun sequence genome:
- the LOC119585270 gene encoding cytochrome P450 315a1, mitochondrial-like, translating into MSGRVPKVLRRASSFLNSAPWRARGTLTSTLGEPDPVAINSTLTQAPRPSAKLKTYEQVPTPLGYPVLGTLPEFLAAGGVQNFHNYATQRHRQLGSIFRERTGGADLLFVSDPAIVRQVFAAEGPHPQHYIPEAWTLYNQDRQVSRGLFFMNGEEWKASRSVLNRRLLRRGCMEPHQQGLTRVADQLLDRWVSRHSGQVIPNLERQLYHWGIRSLGAMVLGGRATLLADQSSLLDNFSDAIHGIFKQTCAMGTFPPTLARRLRLPMWARFADCLDRALTYGDRLVQEGIAEARRRQREGEEAVLLLDQLLQDNVDEENVARLLTDMFLAAADTTTHTTIWSLYLLGRHPEAAARVRQEVLDATGGSGDVRLEHLASLTYLKGVVKEALRLYPVAPFQSRALVTDTNLGGYVIPGGTMVVMSVYTMGRDAAHFSNPDSFCPERWQRDFSSSECPASGASNLPRDSNWRLHSYAFIPFGVGVRSCIGRQVAETQLHLLLAKLVARCHLTAINDVDMVMRMVGVTSEPLKLRIDSIDRSRS; encoded by the exons ATGTCAGGACGTGTGCCCAAGGTCCTTCGTCGGGCGAGCAGTTTCCTGAATTCCGCACCGTGGCGTGCGCGAGGCACGCTCACCAGTACACTTGGCGAACCTGACCCTGTTGCAATCAATTCGACGCTGACCCAGGCCCCTCGACCGTCCGCGAAGCTCAAGACATACGAGCAAGTCCCGACCCCCCTCGGATACCCGGTCCTCGGGACTCTGCCAGAGTTCCTGGCGGCGGGAGGCGTGCAGAACTTCCACAATTATGCCACGCAACGACACCGCCAGCTGGGAAGCATCTTCCGGGAGCGGACTGGAGGGGCAGACCTCCTCTTTGTATCCGACCCCGCCATCGTCAGGCAGGTATTTGCCGCTGAGGGACCCCATCCACAGCACTACATACCTGAAGCTTGGACTCTTTATAATCAGGACCGCCAGGTCTCCAGGGGCCTCTTCTTCAT GAATGGCGAAGAGTGGAAAGCGAGCCGAAGCGTGCTAAATCGGCGGCTTCTTCGGCGCGGTTGCATGGAGCCACACCAGCAGGGTCTGACGCGGGTGGCGGACCAGCTCCTGGACCGATGGGTGTCCCGCCACTCAGGCCAGGTCATCCCCAACCTCGAGCGGCAACTCTACCACTGGGGAATTCGCT CTCTCGGCGCCATGGTCCTGGGCGGCAGGGCGACCCTCCTCGCCGACCAGTCCTCGCTCCTCGACAACTTCAGCGACGCCATCCACGGCATCTTCAAGCAGACGTGCGCCATGGGCACCTTTCCTCCCACGCTCGCCAGGAGGCTGAGGCTGCCCATGTGGGCGCGCTTCGCGGATTGCTTGGACCGAGCTCTAACTTATG GAGACCGTTTGGTGCAGGAGGGAATCGCGGAGGCTAGGAggcggcagagggagggggaggaggccgtCCTTCTCTTGGATCAACTCCTGCAGGATAACGTGGACGAAGAAAACGTCGCTAGGCTGCTAACCGATATGTTCCTCGCAGCTGCTGATACG acCACCCACACGACCATCTGGTCCCTATACCTCCTGGGCAGACACCCCGAGGCAGCCGCCCGTGTTCGACAGGAAGTCCTGGACGCCACAGGAGGTTCTGGAGATGTTCGGCTGGAGCACCTGGCATCCCTGACGTACCTGAAGGGTGTTGTGAAGGAAGCCTTGAGGTTGTATCCTGTGGCGCCATTCCAGAGCCGCGCCTTAGTCACGGATACGAATCTGGGAGGATATGTTATTCCTGGAGGG ACAATGGTGGTGATGTCAGTGTACACGATGGGCCGTGACGCCGCACACTTCTCCAACCCTGACTCCTTCTGCCCGGAGCGATGGCAACGCGACTTCTCCTCCAGCGAGTGTCCTGCCAGCGGCGCCTCGAATCTACCCAGAGACTCGAATTGGCGACTTCATTCCTACGCCTTCATCCCCTTCGGCGTGGGTGTGCGGTCGTGTATCGGGCGTCAAGTGGCTGAGACGCAACTCCACCTCCTGCTGGCGAAGCTCGTGGCTCGATGTCATCTGACGGCCATAAATGATGTGGACATGGTCATGCGTATGGTCGGCGTGACGTCAGAGCCTCTGAAATTGCGAATCGATTCCATAGATCGCTCTCGCAGCTGA